A stretch of the Capsicum annuum cultivar UCD-10X-F1 chromosome 10, UCD10Xv1.1, whole genome shotgun sequence genome encodes the following:
- the LOC107845892 gene encoding uncharacterized protein LOC107845892 isoform X1, which translates to MGLRTGMLSTVSEVVAGSAAWLGRGLSCVCAQRRESDARPSFDLTPSQEECLLRLQNRIDVAYDSSIPEHRFLFVFDLKEALKALWKVAFPEEKLYGLISEQWKEMGWQGKDPSTDFRGGGFISLENLLYFARNFPICPLSSLFLWENAMSNFLSICMHAGSMRVIKFEWWVPQLNLIYIEVNDEEFLKYFDIRLYIFGIVWLNGGRHNSV; encoded by the exons ATGGGGTTGAGGACAGGGATGTTGAGTACGGTAAG CGAGGTTGTGGCAGGATCAGCAGCATGGCTTGGCAGAGGCCTTTCATGTGTTTGTGCTCAAAGGAGAGAGAGTGATGCTCGTCCATCGTTTGATTTAACTCCATCCCAG GAGGAATGTTTGCTAAGGCTACAAAACCGTATAGATGTTGCATATGATAGTTCCATCCCTGAGCATCG ATTTCTCTTTGTTTTTGACCTAAAGGAAGCTTTAAAAGCTTTGTGGAAAGTTGCCTTTCCTGAGGAAAAACTTTATGGTTTGATATCTGAACAGTGGAAGGAAATGGGCTGGCAAGGAAAAGATCCATCTACTGACTTTAG GGGTGGTGGATTTATATCACTGGAGAACTTGTTATATTTTGCGAGGAATTTCCCGATATGTCCTCTTTCCTCACTCTTTTTATGGGAGAATGCTATGTCAAACTTTCTAAGCATATGTATGCATGCTG GATCAATGCGGGTGATCAAATTTGAATGGTGGGTGCCACAACTCAATTTGATCTATATTGaagtgaatgatgaagaatttttgaaatattttgatatacgTTTATATATATTTGGTATTGTGTGGTTGAATGGTGGGCGCCACAACTCAGTTTGA
- the LOC107845892 gene encoding uncharacterized protein LOC107845892 isoform X2, whose product MGLRTGMLSTVSEVVAGSAAWLGRGLSCVCAQRRESDARPSFDLTPSQEECLLRLQNRIDVAYDSSIPEHRGRKWAGKEKIHLLTLGTSASHFPKIEKKEKKEYSQGWWIYITGELVIFCEEFPDMSSFLTLFMGECYVKLSKHMYACWINAGDQI is encoded by the exons ATGGGGTTGAGGACAGGGATGTTGAGTACGGTAAG CGAGGTTGTGGCAGGATCAGCAGCATGGCTTGGCAGAGGCCTTTCATGTGTTTGTGCTCAAAGGAGAGAGAGTGATGCTCGTCCATCGTTTGATTTAACTCCATCCCAG GAGGAATGTTTGCTAAGGCTACAAAACCGTATAGATGTTGCATATGATAGTTCCATCCCTGAGCATCG TGGAAGGAAATGGGCTGGCAAGGAAAAGATCCATCTACTGACTTTAGGTACATCAGCATCTCACTTTCCCAAAattgaaaagaaggaaaaaaaggagTATTCTCAG GGGTGGTGGATTTATATCACTGGAGAACTTGTTATATTTTGCGAGGAATTTCCCGATATGTCCTCTTTCCTCACTCTTTTTATGGGAGAATGCTATGTCAAACTTTCTAAGCATATGTATGCATGCTG GATCAATGCGGGTGATCAAATTTGA